In Haloarcula salinisoli, a genomic segment contains:
- the neuC gene encoding UDP-N-acetylglucosamine 2-epimerase, giving the protein MSRTVGVVTGTRAEYGLLRGAMKRIEAHDELTLQVVVTGMHLSERHGRTVTEIEDDGFDIDRRVHMQVDGDSGRAMAKSLGVGLSGMADALADLDPDIVLVLGDRGEALAGGVAAAHMNLPVAHIHGGDAMEGAIIDDSIRHALTKFAHVHFPVSEQSAERIEKLGEEPWRITTVGAPGLDEIREAAVTAPETLYETYGLDPGRPLLLTVQHPVTTAPERAGEQMRATLDALAARERAQVVVIYPNADAGGGRMIDAIESHDAADRFHAFESLPRADYLGLLDAADALVGNSSSGIIEAPSFGLPVVDVGPRQTGRQRADNTLSVPHETQAIGAAIERCLTDESFQARARNCENPYDYGGAAERIVSRLAEIDLTDRLIEKRLTY; this is encoded by the coding sequence GTGAGCCGGACGGTCGGCGTGGTGACCGGCACCCGTGCGGAGTACGGGCTGCTCCGGGGGGCGATGAAACGCATCGAAGCACACGACGAGCTGACACTCCAGGTGGTCGTCACGGGGATGCACCTCTCTGAGCGCCACGGACGGACAGTCACCGAAATCGAAGACGACGGATTTGATATCGACCGGCGTGTCCACATGCAGGTCGACGGGGACTCGGGGCGGGCGATGGCCAAATCGCTGGGCGTCGGTCTTAGCGGGATGGCCGACGCGCTGGCGGACCTCGACCCCGATATCGTCCTCGTCCTGGGCGACCGGGGCGAGGCGCTGGCCGGGGGCGTCGCGGCCGCCCACATGAACCTCCCGGTCGCCCACATCCACGGCGGTGACGCGATGGAGGGAGCCATCATCGACGACAGCATCCGGCACGCGCTGACGAAGTTCGCCCACGTCCACTTCCCGGTCTCCGAACAGAGCGCCGAGCGTATCGAGAAACTGGGCGAGGAGCCCTGGCGCATCACGACCGTCGGGGCGCCGGGGCTAGACGAGATTCGCGAGGCGGCCGTCACGGCGCCCGAGACGCTGTACGAGACGTATGGACTCGACCCGGGCCGGCCGCTCTTGCTGACGGTGCAACATCCAGTGACGACGGCGCCGGAGCGGGCTGGCGAGCAGATGCGGGCGACGCTTGACGCGCTCGCGGCCCGGGAGCGGGCGCAAGTGGTGGTCATATATCCGAACGCGGACGCCGGCGGCGGCCGGATGATAGACGCCATCGAGAGCCACGACGCGGCCGACCGGTTCCACGCCTTCGAGAGCCTCCCGCGGGCGGACTACCTCGGATTGCTGGACGCGGCCGACGCGCTGGTGGGCAACTCCAGCAGCGGCATCATCGAAGCGCCGTCGTTCGGGCTCCCCGTGGTCGACGTCGGGCCGCGCCAGACCGGCCGCCAGCGGGCCGACAACACGCTCTCTGTCCCACACGAGACCCAGGCCATCGGGGCCGCTATCGAGCGGTGTCTCACCGACGAGTCGTTTCAGGCGCGTGCGCGGAACTGCGAGAATCCCTA
- a CDS encoding PIG-L deacetylase family protein, which yields MTRAVLCVAAHPDDEVLGAGGTLAKHAAAGHEVTVLVVTEGTTAQYDDESLIEQKREEARACAERLGVADVRFGDLPDMRLDTVAHVEVNAVIEAAVDDVEPDVVYTHSPHDVNKDHAALAESTRVATRPGSGVERVLAYEVPSSTGWAGGDSERFQPTTYVEVTDYIDRKVEAFEAYGTETREYPHPRSERAIRALGDTRGTEAGFEVAEAFQLVSEYRREL from the coding sequence ATGACCCGCGCCGTCCTCTGTGTCGCGGCCCACCCCGACGACGAGGTCCTGGGCGCCGGGGGAACGCTCGCCAAGCACGCCGCCGCGGGCCACGAGGTGACGGTGCTGGTCGTCACCGAGGGGACCACGGCACAGTACGACGACGAGAGCCTCATCGAGCAGAAACGCGAGGAGGCGCGAGCCTGTGCCGAGCGGCTCGGCGTCGCCGACGTTCGCTTCGGGGACCTCCCGGACATGCGACTCGACACCGTCGCCCACGTCGAGGTCAACGCAGTCATCGAAGCGGCCGTCGACGACGTCGAGCCCGACGTGGTCTACACCCACTCCCCTCACGACGTGAACAAGGACCACGCGGCTCTCGCTGAGTCGACCCGCGTCGCCACACGGCCGGGCTCAGGCGTCGAGCGGGTGCTGGCCTACGAGGTTCCCTCCTCGACGGGGTGGGCCGGCGGCGACAGCGAGCGGTTCCAGCCGACGACGTACGTCGAGGTGACGGACTATATCGACCGGAAGGTCGAGGCCTTCGAAGCCTACGGGACCGAGACGCGGGAGTACCCCCATCCCCGGTCCGAGCGGGCGATACGGGCGCTCGGTGACACCCGCGGGACCGAGGCCGGGTTCGAGGTCGCGGAGGCGTTCCAGCTCGTCAGCGAGTACCGGAGGGAGCTGTGA
- the neuB gene encoding N-acetylneuraminate synthase — MGYEIVDGDILKSAGRGSDIYVIAEAGVNHNGDMELARQLVDAAADAGADAVKFQTFRADRLVTPTAEQAEYQTEQTETESQYEMLKRYELTREAHEELQSYCDERDITFLSTPFDPESADMLDDLEVPLVKLGSGELDNHPLLRHVAEFGRPMVVSTGMGTLEEVRQAREVIRATDPDADLAFLHCTSCYPADIQDVNLRAMKTMVDELDVPVGYSDHTTSVEMPAMAVAAGADIVEKHFTVDRSLPGPDHEASLEPDELDRAITLARTAATARGSGVKEPTEAELENRHHIRKSLHAATDIDAGEVLTAETVSVLRPTDGLSPTSYDDVLGVEVTAPLGAGDPITDAVLAEDIE, encoded by the coding sequence ATGGGGTACGAGATAGTAGATGGGGATATTCTAAAATCAGCCGGCAGAGGTTCAGATATTTATGTCATCGCCGAGGCCGGCGTCAACCACAACGGCGATATGGAACTCGCCAGACAGCTCGTCGACGCCGCGGCCGACGCCGGCGCCGACGCCGTGAAGTTCCAGACGTTCCGGGCTGACCGGCTGGTAACGCCGACGGCCGAGCAAGCCGAGTACCAGACCGAACAGACAGAAACCGAGTCCCAGTACGAGATGCTCAAGCGGTACGAGCTCACGCGGGAGGCCCACGAGGAACTGCAATCGTACTGCGACGAGCGAGATATCACGTTCCTCTCGACGCCGTTCGACCCCGAGAGCGCCGATATGCTCGATGACCTCGAGGTCCCGCTCGTCAAACTCGGTTCGGGCGAACTCGACAATCACCCCCTCCTCAGACACGTCGCCGAGTTCGGACGCCCGATGGTCGTCAGTACGGGGATGGGGACACTCGAAGAAGTCAGACAGGCACGCGAGGTCATCCGAGCGACCGACCCTGACGCCGACCTCGCGTTCCTGCACTGTACCTCGTGCTATCCCGCGGATATCCAGGACGTGAATCTCCGCGCGATGAAGACGATGGTCGACGAACTCGACGTTCCGGTCGGGTACTCCGACCACACGACGTCAGTGGAGATGCCCGCGATGGCCGTGGCCGCCGGCGCAGACATCGTCGAGAAACACTTCACGGTCGACCGGTCGCTGCCGGGGCCGGACCACGAGGCCTCCCTGGAGCCCGACGAACTCGACCGAGCGATAACGCTGGCACGCACCGCCGCAACCGCCCGCGGGAGCGGGGTCAAGGAACCCACCGAAGCGGAGCTGGAGAACCGCCACCACATCCGCAAGAGCCTGCACGCGGCGACGGATATCGACGCCGGTGAGGTGTTGACAGCGGAGACAGTCAGCGTCCTCAGACCCACGGACGGCCTGTCCCCGACGAGCTACGACGACGTGCTCGGCGTGGAAGTCACGGCACCGCTCGGCGCCGGAGACCCGATTACCGATGCAGTACTCGCGGAGGATATCGAATGA